In Pongo pygmaeus isolate AG05252 chromosome 13, NHGRI_mPonPyg2-v2.0_pri, whole genome shotgun sequence, one genomic interval encodes:
- the FCN2 gene encoding ficolin-2, whose amino-acid sequence MELDRAVGVLGSATLLLTFLGMAWALQAADTCPEVKMVGLEGSDKLTILRGCPGLPGAPGPKGEAGTNGKRGERGPPGPPGKAGPPGSNGAPGEPQPCLTGPRTCKDLLDRGHFLSGWHTIYLPDCQPLTVLCDMDTDGGGWTVFQRRVDGSVDFYRDWATYKQGFGSRLGEFWLGNDNIHTLTARGTSELRVDLVDFEDNHQFAKYRSFKVADEAEKYSLVLGAFLEGSAGDSLTSHNNQSFSTKDQDNDRNTGNCAVMYQGAWWYKNCHVSNLNGRYLRGTHGSFANGINWKSGKGYNYSYKVSEMKVRPA is encoded by the exons ATGGAGCTGGACAGAGCTGTGGGGGTCCTGGGCTCTGCCACCCTGCTGCTTACTTTCCTGGGCATGGCCTGGGCTCTCCAGGCGGCAGACACCTGTCCAG AAGTGAAGATGGTGGGCCTGGAGGGCTCTGACAAGCTCACCATTCTCCGAGGCTGCCCGGGGCTGCCTGGGGCCCCTGGGCCCAAGGGAGAGGCAGGCACCAATGGAAAGAGAG GAGAACGCGGCCCCCCTGGACCTCCTGGGAAGGCAGGACCACCTGGGTCCAACG GAGCACCTGGGGAGCCCCAGCCATGCCTGACAG GCCCACGCACCTGCAAGGACCTGCTAGACCGAGGGCACTTCCTGAGCGGCTGGCACACCATCTACCTGCCCGACTGCCAGCCCCTGACGGTGCTCTGTGACATGGACACGGACGGAGGGGGCTGGACT GTTTTCCAGCGGAGGGTGGATGGCTCCGTGGACTTCTACCGGGACTGGGCCACGTACAAGCAGGGCTTCGGCAGTCGGCTGGGGGAGTTCTGGCTGGGGAATGACAACATCCACACCCTGACAGCCCGGG GAACCAGCGAGCTCCGTGTAGACCTGGTGGACTTTGAGGACAACCACCAGTTTGCTAAGTACAGATCATTCAAGGTGGCTGACGAGGCGGAGAAGTACAGTCTGGTCCTGGGGGCCTTTCTGGAGGGCAGTGCGG GTGATTCCCTGACGTCCCACAACAACCAGTCCTTCTCCACCAAAGACCAGGACAATGACCGTAACACTGGAAATTGTGCTGTGATGTATCAGGGAGCTTGGTGGTACAAAAACTGCCATGTGTCAAACCTGAATGGTCGCTACCTCAGGGGGACTCATGGCAGCTTTGCAAATGGCATCAACTGGAAGTCGGGGAAAGGATACAATTATAGCTACAAGGTGTCAGAGATGAAGGTGCGACCTGCCTAG